Genomic DNA from Xiphophorus hellerii strain 12219 chromosome 16, Xiphophorus_hellerii-4.1, whole genome shotgun sequence:
CGGTCCTTTGTGACAAATTTGACCTTTTATCTTACACTTTTGATTTAatgtacagtaaaaataaacactatAATAATACAAGACTAGTCTGTGTAAGGAgaattgttttttctcttttttttctgaggcAGCATTGTGcgactgtttttcttccacgCTGTGATTGTTCGATCCCtctgagaattttttttccccatttcccTGCAGATTCACAATGTTGACGAGGCTTTTCAGTGATCCTTCGTTGCTTCCCGACGTGCAAAAATACTCTGCCTGGGCGGAAGACAGCGATGGAGAGGACCACAAAATCAAAGACGAAGACCAGGACGCTCAGGACGACATGGAGGCCTCTGACATGAGGGGAGACAGTCGGACGCATTCAGAGCACGCCGGGGACGACGACGAGGACGACGACGTGGAAGAAGACGAGGACGGCGAGGATACTGAGGGTGAAAGACCCAAGAAAAGGGGCCCCAAAAAGCGCAAAATGACCCAGGCTCGGATCGAGCGCTCCAAGATGCGGAGGATTAAGGCCAACGCCAGAGAGCGGACCCGGATGCACGATCTGAACTCTGCGCTTGACAATCTGCGTAAAGTTGTGCCCTGCTACTCCAAAACGCAAAAACTGTCCAAAATCGAGACGCTCCGATTGGCAAAAAACTATATCTGGGCCTTGTCGGAGATACTGCGTTCTGGGAAGAGGCCTGATCTTGTTTCTTACGTCCAGACGCTGTGCAAGGGTCTCTCCCAGCCCACTACCAACCTGGTGGCGGGATGCCTGCAGCTGAACTCCCGCAACTTCCTCACTGAGCAGCAGTGTCAGGACGGGGGCAGGTATGGCTCCGGCTCCTTCTCCATGAACTCCTACCCGTATCAGTGCGCGCGTCTGTCCAGCCCCCACTGCCAGCCGGGCTCGAACTCGCATCCGCTGAGGACGCACGGTTATTGCTCGGCGTACGACTCCCTGTACGGTGGGAGCGGGTCACCGGAGTACAACAGCCCCGAG
This window encodes:
- the LOC116734934 gene encoding neurogenic differentiation factor 2 isoform X1 yields the protein MISISFCLFFYSFFLRFVRSGSKQMKGFTMLTRLFSDPSLLPDVQKYSAWAEDSDGEDHKIKDEDQDAQDDMEASDMRGDSRTHSEHAGDDDEDDDVEEDEDGEDTEGERPKKRGPKKRKMTQARIERSKMRRIKANARERTRMHDLNSALDNLRKVVPCYSKTQKLSKIETLRLAKNYIWALSEILRSGKRPDLVSYVQTLCKGLSQPTTNLVAGCLQLNSRNFLTEQQCQDGGRYGSGSFSMNSYPYQCARLSSPHCQPGSNSHPLRTHGYCSAYDSLYGGSGSPEYNSPEYEGPHSPPLCINGNFSLKHQGSASPENEKGYHYSMHYSGLPGSRPAGAHNLVFGSSGARSGIHSENVLPYHDMHLHHERAPVYDELNAFFHN
- the LOC116734934 gene encoding neurogenic differentiation factor 2 isoform X2, coding for MLTRLFSDPSLLPDVQKYSAWAEDSDGEDHKIKDEDQDAQDDMEASDMRGDSRTHSEHAGDDDEDDDVEEDEDGEDTEGERPKKRGPKKRKMTQARIERSKMRRIKANARERTRMHDLNSALDNLRKVVPCYSKTQKLSKIETLRLAKNYIWALSEILRSGKRPDLVSYVQTLCKGLSQPTTNLVAGCLQLNSRNFLTEQQCQDGGRYGSGSFSMNSYPYQCARLSSPHCQPGSNSHPLRTHGYCSAYDSLYGGSGSPEYNSPEYEGPHSPPLCINGNFSLKHQGSASPENEKGYHYSMHYSGLPGSRPAGAHNLVFGSSGARSGIHSENVLPYHDMHLHHERAPVYDELNAFFHN